atgcagcctccttttgcagttttgttttgctgcaaattcggattcgtttttgttttggaaacgttccgaaaaatccggtgcgtgcaaacggcgtggagtccggataagttacgcgcgacttatccggttcggttacgcgcagtagagatcgtgcgggcgccctgatcaagcgacccttctctatataaaccgacctgccgtcttcacgcaacactagcgaaatcaatctagggtttgcctcctactctgtactgcgccgtcgctcgtagactactccatcccgctcgccggcgtgcaccggcgatcgggagagcaggtctccggaacctctgccttcgacgtcctgcaccgggagaaggcggcaataaggtttttgggaagcgcttcgcgcgactgctccctgtttgttcgcgacggctcgccttcctcttcgctcgcgtgtttcgtgccttcgtagacacctgcgaaaagtttcaaccaagcaaccggtctttacgtcacctcggtacgttttcaatatgttgcgcatatttgatctgttcatgttatactgtgtagtttacatgtatagatctaatgatgcgttcatgctagttttcatctgtaatgtcatgatttatttatggaatatattaaatcattatatgtctataatctcaacatttccttccccttctcccctcttcctccccagATGCGGTCGGCGGCGGATGTCAATCTCGAGCATCGTCACCGTCACCCTCCAGCAcaacccctccctctcccttggcCGCGCACGGCCGACAGTGGCTTTTGTAGGCGacaggcgaggaggaggtagcTAAGGAGGAGGCCAAGCGGAGCTCGCAAAGGAGAAGGAAGGCGTGTCAGAGGCCGAATCAGAACTTCAGTGGTCCAGCCTCTTCGCGCGTTGCACTGCCCGCCACTACTGAGCCACGGGCGACACGCTTGCCTGTCTGCTTCTAGCCCGTGCACGAGGAGCCCCAGCGTACAGCGAGCTCCGAgcgagaagagggaggagagggtaGGAGCGGTGCGTGTCCTTGTTGTCGTCGTTGTTGCCGCCGCGGCTGCAtggcgtggaggtggaggcgaaggGGGAGGAGGGCGATGCGTCAGAGTTGCCCTTCGTGGGATAGTTGTCCGAGCTACCAAGGACCTTCGAGGCGATGACCATGGTCGCCGCTCTCCAACGCTCTCACTGTTGTGCTCAAGCGGGCGCATACACGTACCACCGCCGCACCGGCAGCGGCTGCGTCGAGGCGAAGCGTCGGCTTCGAGACGAAGagggagaaaagagaagagggatGTGTCGCTTACATGTGAGGCCAGAGCGGCTCGGCCTCATAGCCGCGCGGTCGCTGGCAAtggcatcatcatcaacaatggCTCCAGCCTGCCCCCTTTGTCATCCTCCTTAGTCCTCATCGACATGGACGCCCTCCCCGTCTAGGTGAAGAGAACGAGAGAtagatgaagagagagagagaggagtgaagAGGCCCTGATACGTGGGGTTCACGCTAGCTCAACACTGTTGACTCGGGTCAAATTGCCACATCGGACAAAACCACTCTGTATACTGTTATGGGACCTatattgcactggttttgagaaacccgttgtatctggtattACGGTTCAAGGACGAAAATCGAACTTGCTATCAAATTAAGGGACCAAAAATTAACTTATTCCTAGATCATGATCAATCATCAGGACATGCATGTTGGGCTAAACTTGAGCCAACTTTCGGCCATGTCTCGTGTTTCTTgcagtttttcttcttctcgaTGAGATGATGAAACAATGTTCAAAGTCAAGACGCAAGATCCGTTTATCTCGTTGCATCGTCGCCATCTGATATAAACGATGAAATGACGCAGTGTCAACGTCTCAGTAGTAAGCAGGTAGGATGTATATACGTGCAAGAAAGAGCAAGTTTGACAAAACCAAACCAGCTCTACTGTATTTCATAGTAGGAGGAAAGCAAAAGCAAGGACCTTGCCGGCCGCGTCCAGCTGCTGCAAGCTCTCCATAAACACAAACGCTAGTAGTATTTTATACCTCGGAATTGCAAGTTATATCCATATCTTATTTGGAataattcaatattttttttgtgtaatATGCTTATTATATGCTCCCTCAATTCAGGGGTAGATCTGCTGGTTGACTTTGcaggaacaggaaaaaaaaactaagctcTACACTCTGCTAGCCCTGAGTTGACACAAGGTAAATTCTTAATCCTTTTTCTTACAAATGAATCAATCAATGTGAATTGGCGAAATCTCCAATCAAAGGTGACCAAGAAAGAAGGTAAAAATTAAACGGATACCAAAGTTTAGATTGGGCTTCAAAACCGTAAGTTTATAGTCATACTACTACCTAACAAAAGTTTGACAAAAATTTTCAGAATATACAATAACATAAGTACGTGTTTAGTTCAGAAGCACCATCTAATATGCAGGCGATGTTTGGCAGCTAAGGCCGTATTTAATTGTTTGGCCAAAATTtgttttaagtatacggacatatatatttaaagtattaaacgtagattaataacaaaatgAATTACAAATTTCGCATGTAAActatgagacgaatttattaagtctaattaatctgtcattagcaaatatttattgtagaatcacattgtcaaatcatggcacaattaggctcaaaagattcatctcgcaatttacatgtaaactgtgcaattgattttttttcgtccacatttaatgctccatgcatgtgcccAAATATTTGATTTGACATTTTTGACTAAAAATTTTtgggatctaaacacaccctaaatcaaATCCATGGCAGCCAGCTTGCATATCTTGTCATTTAAAAGTGTCTTGATTTCATGACGTACTACGTATATAAAGTTATAAACAGCACAGGAGGAGAGACACAGGAGCAAACAATCAAGCGTGTCAGGTTGCGACTTGTGACAAACATGCATACGGACGCAGGCGACGATTTTTCCGAGAGTTGCAGGAGCACGGAGCACTTCGTCCTTGTGCAtggcgccggccatggcgcctGGTGCTGGTTCAGGCTCCTCCGCCTGCTCCAAGACTCCGGCCACCGTGTCtccgccgtcgacctcgccggcgcggccggcaGCCTCGTCGATCCCAACCACGTCCGCTCCTTCGACGACTACAACGCGCCGCTCCTTGACCTCATGGCCAGCTTACCGGCCGGCGACAAGGTAGGTGATTCAGATTATGGTTCACTGTTCCATCAACATCTTTTACTCAAAGTCCAACTTCAGATAAATATGTTTTACGTCAGTGGTCAACCATTTAACCTGATGCACAGTTCTCTTGTTTGTCAGGTAATTTTGATTGGACATAGTGCAGGAGGTCTAAGCGTTGTCCATGCAATGCATTTGTTTGGGGACAGAATTAAGCAGGCAATCTTCATCGCAGCAACCATGCTTCAGTTCGGCTACCAAACTGAACAAGACATCAAAGATGTGATTCATCTTTCCACTTTGCAATGACTACAGTAGAAGCATTTGTACGTTCTTCACTGAAAAAAATTGAGTTGAAAATTAACAGGGTGTACCTGATTTATCCGAGCATGGAGATGTGTATGACCTGACATTTGGTCTAGGAGCTGATCATCCGCCTACAGCTGTGGCATTAAGAAAGGAGTTCCAACGCATTATTCTCTATCAACAAAGCCCCCAAGAGGTACTACTACTGTAAGCAGCATGGTTTCTTCTGAATAAATCTTGTTGCACAAGGATTGCCTGCTTACTGTTTCTTCAGGACTCTGCACTAGCTTCCATTCTACTCCGGCCATGGCCAACGGCGCTCAGCACGGCCAGATTCACCGGCGACGATGGAGGAGTTGAGAGCTTCATCGACAGGGTCCGCCGCGTCTACATAAAGACGGAGAACGACCGGATGGTGCAGCCGGAGCAACAGGAGGCAATGATCCGCCGGTGGCCGCCAAGCAAGGTGATGGTCATGGACACCGACCACAGCCCCTTCTTTTCCGCGCCGGAGCTTCTCTTCAACCTCATCCTCAAGTCGCTGTGACCGCACCATGCATATTCACATTCCAAGCTAGAAGACGCTTCTCTCCTGCATGATGTACCTGCTGATCACCAACGACTTCCTTGATTCTACAATATGTGGTGTGTGTTTATACACGTAAGATTAGACCGTTACCAAGCAAATCAACAAGGGTCTAGTGTTTTTCTTCCGCCTTACGCTCAAATCAGTGTACATTAACAGGACCTATATCACATGGAAAATATGAATACAGGAATAATAACAGGACATATATTCCgcggagtttttttttttaagtaaagtgTATTGGCGGTCCTTAATCTTGTAGGGTTGTCATATagatccctaaactctcaaaatgcatatccaagtctcagaacttgtcaaagtgtatcatctaggtcccaaatcgacacatcccctctaggatcctacgtggcgctgataTAGCATGCCACATGGACCGATGGACGTGacgtgtccttttctttttctttttcttttccgttttcttcttattcttctttttttcctttcttctgctcACGTCACAAAGAAAGGAGAATAAAGggggaaaagagaagaaaaaagaaaaggaaaaaatttaaatgggtcctatttgtcagtcaaaataaTACCACGTCATGTCCGTGTGACATaccacatcaacgccacgtaggatcctgaagtggttgtggcgatttgggacctagatgacacactatgacaagttctgagacttggatatgcattttgagagtttagggacctagatgacacacccctacaagtttaaggaccaccCATACACTTTactcaagagagagagagagagagagagagagagagagaataccTCCTCCGATAAGTTAGTTTGTCCATCAGGGAAAAAGGCCAAACACCAAGCGCAATGCAGGGAGAAAAACAAGCTGGCCCACAAGCTATTTCTTGCATCATATAACATATTTTCAGCCATTTCACATGCTAGAAATGTAGACATCTCCTATGAGACAATCATTTAAAATAGAACCCACTGGACGACCTGCTTGGTTTGGCATTTGGAATTGACAGCGCAAATGTAGTTGTCCTGGAGGATATCAATCAAATAATCCCCCTCCATCCTTCAGTAATTGGCCTCCAAACACAGAGCCCgaatgagcatggcaagggAGCACTTTGTGCTTGTTCATGGAGAAGGGCATGGATCCTGGTGTTGGTTCAAGCTTCGTTGGCTCCTTGAGAGCTCTGGTTACCAAGTAACATGCATAGACCTTGCTGGAGCTGGTGTTGACCCTACCGACCCCAACACAGTTCGATCATTTGAGCAGTATGACAAGCCGCTCCTGGACCTCATCTCAGCCATACCAGAGGATGAGAAGGTATATCTCTTGTGTGTTCATGCAATTTACATTAATTTATAAGACCGTCCAGTTCAACCTAAGTGGCATGTTATTACTGCTAGCATACCACCACATTTCCATGGAAATGATCAAAAGATAATTGTTCCATGCATTTTTCAATAAAATGGAGATATTGGACTAAATGAAAGGCCACAGTTATGCTAGTTTCAGGTGGAACTTGTTTGTATTAAATCTCAGTGCTCTTTGCATTTACAACAACGATGAATCAAAGACCTTACAGAGAACAGATCTACATTGATTCATACCTTCACCTGAAGTGGTAAAATTTATGTTGATTAGAAATTCACTACACATTCAATTCTGATGCCTACAAAATGCTAAGGTAGTCTCGAAGCTACATAAGGAAAAACTATCAAAGTTGCAACATGTTAATTGCAGATATAGATCAAAGGTACTTTTGGTTACCTAGGTAACTCAACTCAATCTAATTTCAGGTGATTTTGGTTGGACATGGTTCAGGAGGGTTGAGTCTTATTCATGCAATGCACCAATTCGTTGACAGGATTAGACAAGCAATTTTTGTGGCAGCTACGATGCTACCATTTGGACTTCAAACTGACGAAGATAAGAAAGATGTGATGTTCATAAGCATAATTTTTGTGTTTCTTTGTTCAATATTCTGTTATTTTCAATCGCATATCATAATTATAAGCTCATATGTATAACTAAAGGCAACCTCTGAATAATAATGTTTAACAGGGTTTACCAACATTGCCTGAGAATGAGATCAATTTGATATTCGGCACAGGAGCAGATGATCCTCCAACAACTGCTGCCCTGAGACCAGAATTCCAGAGAGAGAGATTATCCCAACAGAGTCCTGAAGAGGTATTATACCATATGGCTATATCATAATGTGTTTTAGAGGATTGAGAAACAAGAATGGAAAAATATCTAAGGGTGCTAGTGCACATACTCAGCATAGGTGGCACTGGGCAATGTGCCTCAAAAACATAATTACTGATTTTGTCAACGCAATCTGAGCCTGGTATTATCATAATACATTATGGCTAATTCCtggaaaaaatattattattccccATTCCAATCTCTTGAGAAACCAATTCCTCAACAACTAAACATCATAGTAaaatgaagaagaaaacaatgattaCAGATATACTTATACATACCtgtttttatctggtcaggaaTCAGTACTCGCTTCAATGCTGATGCGTCCATGGCCTGTGACAGCTATTAGCACTGCAAGCTTTGAAGGAGATGATGAGAGACTAAATCGAATCAAACGGGTTTTCATAAAGACAGAACGTGACCATATGCTGAACCCTCAGCAGCAAGATTCCATGATCAAGAAGTGGCCACCCAGTGAGGTTTTGGAAATAGATACAGATCATAGCCCCTTTTTTTCAGCACCAGAACAGCTCTTTAATCTAATAGTCAAATCCCTATGATGTAAATCTGCATACAACTCAAACATCCAAGGAGACTTCTCCAAATTATTGTACCACTGCATATACACAACAACTTTAAACTGATTTAGAGCCACATCTTTGTGAATCATGCTCCTCAGGAGATCATGGCATGTCTGCATGGTATAAGGGTGGCAGATTGCAAGCAAAGCAAAGTTAATGAAAAACAATTGCACTCTAATCTGCAAACATGGAACTCAAGTCAGTATTGTATTTCCATTTTAGATCAGCACATCATTAAAaagtaaaatatatatagttgtcAGTACAAACAACAATTTTGAGGCTACTTAAGTGCATAATGGAAGGAAGGAATTGCatttaaacatcaaatatttatctTTCATTTGCATGACATCATGCTGTCTTGTAAAAATGGAAGACCGGCATTAGGGCCTTACAAGTTAAAATTAAAACATTTGTTCGACTTTACAGAAATGGTCTTTGCTTTACAAATATAGTAAAACATACACTatcatatactacctccgtttcaggttataagactttctagcattgtcccattcatatagatgttaatgaatagacacacacatatgtctagatttattaacatgtatatgaatgtggacaatgctagaaagtcttataatatgaaacggaggaagtacaaagAAGGGAAACACCACTTTGAGTCTCAACATTCCAGACACCTTAAGTGATTTGCAAGTAAGCTTAATGTGGATGGTGATTTTGCAAAAATAACTGCATAACCATCATCCATGTGCTCTGCTCCTTCAGGGAAAAGCTGCCAAAGAAGGCAACCTCCTCCAATCACTCCTTCCTTCCAAGAACTCAAGAAAATTCTGTAAACTGTCTTCATGAAATCTTCACGGAATTCATTACCAAACTTCCCGTCCTTAACTGATACCCCAAACTCCCCAACCACAATTGGCATCCCAAGTAAATTGGCTGCATCATGAATATGTTGTTGCATCCATTTATCCACAAATTGAAGGTGATTTTCCTTTATCGAGTGAGGCAGCCTAGGAAAAGATCTCAGTccagttatgattttttttaggcAGTCCAGTCATGATAATAGACTACGTTTCAATAATGCACTAAATTCATCTTTCATGGCTGCTCAACTATGTAACTATAAGAACATGGAATTGGGTGCGAGGATTTACCAAGTGTCAGAGTAAACATGAATAGACGCCAGGTCAATTCCAGGTGCTTGATGGTTCCTGATGAAGTCTGTTCCAGCATGCCCTGAATACTCATCTGGGTTAACAGGCAGAAGTTCTGGAGTGGATAGGCCATAAAAGCCTTCAATACCAATCTCCAAGAGATGCACAGGGTCTATACTCTTCACATAAGATGCCATCTCTTCTATCCATGCCTACAACAAACCCTTGTCCTCAAAATGCGTTGCAGCCAAACAGAATATAGAAGACCCGAAATTTTACCCAAAAACACAGAATGTAATGAAGACCTGCAAAGTATCTCCAGATGGATCTGAAGGGCAGCGTGGCTCATTAATTAGCTCCCAGGCAAGAATAGTAGGATCATCTTTGTAGGTTTCATTCGTAACCGTGTTTATTCTTGTCACAACAGCCTAAAAGAATGATGTTAAAATTGTGTCATGTGTATAATACAATGATACAATCTAATGAAAGTATTTGTTGCCAGTCATTTTATACAGGGATAATACGAGCAGAACATTTACCTCAACAAAAGCTTTGTAGTAGCTCTTAATTGTTGGGTCAGAGAAGAAGTCATCTTCAGAAGTAAGATCTAGACCAGCCTCTTTTCCCCATCTCACATACTGTGCCTTGCCTCCATAATCTTCCCAGTTGTTACAAAGTGACAGTATCAACCTCATGTTATGCCTTTTTGCCTCGCTGACCACAAAGTCTAAAGCCTGAAAGAAAATGGCATGGGAACTAGTAGATGTAAGTAATGtgaagcaaaaaaagaaaagaaaagaaaagaaaaaaggcagAGACCAAAGGTTTTAAAGCAGTGCAGAGAATTTGGCACCGGCAATCTATGATAGGCATCCAGTTGGGAAAAAGGGAATAACTTTTAGAACGAGCAACATGAAAACTTCTCCTACCATGCAAACGAGACAAGCATTTCATCAAATGCCTGCCGCGCACAACACAAGACTGCTAAAATCTAAGGGCAAGACATAGAATTGTCTGATGATCTAACAGGCACGACAAGTGCATCTCGACCACGCATTTCATCAAACACCTGGCGTGCTGCCCGCGCACACGCCAAGGAGAAGGAGGTACCATGCACCGTGGTATAATTAGCTCACCTGGAAGACATCCTCGTCGTAGTGGAAGGGTACGGTCTGCAGCGCGCGGTAACCGCCGTCACTAAAGGCCCAGGTGCGGCAGACGTTGAGGCCGGCCTCGGCGgcctcggcgatggcggcggtgacCCGCGGGCGCGTGGCTTGGTCAGCGGCGAATGACATGAGCCAGTAGGTGTTGAAGCCGTGGATGATGAAGGGGCGGCCGGAGGCCCAGAGCTGAGTTCCGCTGCACTCCACCATTGtccagtggtggtggtgggcgtcTTCCATGTAAgaggcgagggcgaggaggaggaggagcaggtggtggtggaggggaaGGCGAGGCGTCGCGGCGCTCTAGCTCGGCGGGATGGGGCACATGCCCATCGCACGGGCATTCATGTGCATGTGCGCTTCCATTTTCAACGTCGGTGGTCAACGCCACAGCCGACTTCACCGCTCTTATGGTGAGTATGAGAccgacacgtgggtcccactgcGCGCCGCACCCGGAAAGCTTGAGACGGCGTCACTCATGGCGACTGCAGCGGTGGACGCATGAGAAGCCGGACGTGTATGGTGTTCTCCGGCGAAGGCTGGTGCGTCCCAACGCCGGCGAGGTTCGCCGCCACTGGTCGCTGCCgtggaaaaagagagagacggAGAAGAAGATGACGGTACGGTAAGTTTCAGGAGGGGTTATGCCCACACaagggccccacctgtcattcaCACTATTACATATATTTGTTTGCGATACGCTTATCTTCCTCGATAGCGTAATATCAGTTTCCGTTTTGCTCTGCTCGCTCTCTACTCTGTTTCGCCTGTTGTAACCGCCGGTGTGATAAAGGTACATACGGAGTAGTTCAATTTAGAGGAAGTGAAAAAGGATGaattgttttgacttttgaccAATCCAATCCAAACATTAGTTCGTTTTTGCGGACACAAACTTACAATTTACAGTAGACTACACAAGAACAGTCATGTTTCTTGCGAATAACCAATCAATCAATATACAGTCATTGACAACGCATATATGTAGCTAGCACGAGATGACATGGATCATCTCAACACTAAGCTAGCCTAGCTAATGGAGAACCTCCTCCTCTTGGACTTGACGGAATTCATGGCGTCCGTCTTCCCGTCGACGATGCCCGACGTGTCCTTGCCCCAGATGCCGGCCTTGAACGGGTTCAGCCGGCTCAACGTCCGCAACCACGAGCCCTTCTTccccctcgacgacgacgaccccttgctctgctgctgcatCCCCGACACGTACGCCCGCATCCGCGCCAGCTCCGACCGCAGCGCCTCGTTCTCCCTCGCCAGCGACGCCTCCTCCTTCGCCTGCTTCCtcgccgaccccgccgccgacgacctcaTCACGCCATTCCCATACGCgtcccacccgccgccgccctcgtctcCGCTGCGGAGCTTGAGCCGGTCGTAGTAGAGCGCGCTCAGCACGGCCTGCAGCGGGAGCCGATTGTTCTGTGACGCGTGGAGGCGACCCTGGTACGACAGCTTCAGCGGGTCCATCACGCTGCACaccttctccctctccatctcctccagcGCCGGGTGCGCCTTCAGGTAGATGTCGACGGCGCGGTACAGGCAGTCGTGCGTCGCGCGCGCCTCCTTCGGCACCGCGCCGGCGAGCCCCACGAACTTGGAGATCGGCAGCGACTCCTCCGTCGCGATCTCCGCCGCGACCTCGTCCACGGTCTTCGCCACCGTCTGcatcgcgccaccgccgccctgcaGCGCCCCGGCTCCGCTCAGGGACGCCCTCCGGCTCCGGCCGTTCGCGCCGCCCGATGACGCCGCCGAGTCGCGCTCCACGAAGGCGGTGATGATGCGGCGCACGGTGTCGACGTTCTGGACGCGCTCACCGGCGCTGTCGAGCGCGACGGTCAGCAGGTCGCCCGCGGTGGCCTGGTcgagcaccgccgccacgcGGAGCTCCAGGTCACGGCACGTCTTGGCGGATGCGCAGATGGTGATGGCGACATGGAGGAGGCGGCAGAGGAACGCGGCGGGGAGGGGCGCGTCGTCCGTGGAAGGGAGCACGGCAACCACGGACTCGACAAGCGCGCGGTGCATCCCGGAGTGATCAGCAGCAtggccgtcggcggcgagcacTTCGGCCAGCAAGAGCTCAGCGTATGCGGTGGCTGCAGCGACAAGCACCTCGGGCTccgcgcggcggcagcgcagCGCCGTGATGACCTTGTGGaacgacgccggcgagagggccGCGAGCTCCGCCGTCCACCACTCGGGCGGCGACCTCGTCGGGAACAGCACCTCGTTACAGATCCTGAGCGCGATAGCGTCAGCTGATCGCTGCACGACGCCGATCTCCTCGGCGGCCGGGAGGAGCCCCTCGCAGTAGCGcagcacggcgacggcgccgggcaGCGTGCGGAGGCCGACCTTGGCCAGGAACTCCTCGACGCGGCGCGCCAGGCCGCCGTCCGTTGGGTGCATgtcgaggaaggcggcggcgcagaggagCGCGGCCGCGTTGCGCACGGATATCTCGAAGTTGGCGCCGTAGCAGTAGCGCGCAGCCTTGTCGaaggcgtcggcgccgccgggcaGCGCGGAGAGGTCGAGGTCGACGGTGGCCGTGgcgccaccgcgcgccgccgcgacggccttGCGGATGTAGCCGCACTTGGGCACCATCACCCCCTGCTAACACGTAGGAGTagtagaagaggaagaagatttTGGACGTCAGAGTTTGATCAAAATCAGGGCAAAACAGAGTATGTTCTTGTTCTTAGAACTTAGAAGAACAAATTGTATATTGACGACTTGACGTGCAATATTTTTACGTGTTAgcggaaaaaatatataacaaatcGAAGAAGAGGTGAAGTGAAAtgagaaaaagggaaaagaaccTTAAGGAGAGGGA
This genomic window from Oryza sativa Japonica Group chromosome 12, ASM3414082v1 contains:
- the LOC4351330 gene encoding methylesterase 17 isoform X4; its protein translation is MTYYVYKVINSTGGETQEQTIKRVRLRLVTNMHTDAGDDFSESCRSTEHFVLVHGAGHGAWCWFRLLRLLQDSGHRVSAVDLAGAAGSLVDPNHVRSFDDYNAPLLDLMASLPAGDKVILIGHSAGGLSVVHAMHLFGDRIKQAIFIAATMLQFGYQTEQDIKDGVPDLSEHGDVYDLTFGLGADHPPTAVALRKEFQRIILYQQSPQELPFYSGHGQRRSARPDSPATMEELRASSTGSAAST
- the LOC4351330 gene encoding methylesterase 17 isoform X1; amino-acid sequence: MTYYVYKVINSTGGETQEQTIKRVRLRLVTNMHTDAGDDFSESCRSTEHFVLVHGAGHGAWCWFRLLRLLQDSGHRVSAVDLAGAAGSLVDPNHVRSFDDYNAPLLDLMASLPAGDKVGDSDYGSLFHQHLLLKVQLQINMFYVSGQPFNLMHSSLVCQVILIGHSAGGLSVVHAMHLFGDRIKQAIFIAATMLQFGYQTEQDIKDGVPDLSEHGDVYDLTFGLGADHPPTAVALRKEFQRIILYQQSPQEDSALASILLRPWPTALSTARFTGDDGGVESFIDRVRRVYIKTENDRMVQPEQQEAMIRRWPPSKVMVMDTDHSPFFSAPELLFNLILKSL
- the LOC4351330 gene encoding methylesterase 17 isoform X2; its protein translation is MHTDAGDDFSESCRSTEHFVLVHGAGHGAWCWFRLLRLLQDSGHRVSAVDLAGAAGSLVDPNHVRSFDDYNAPLLDLMASLPAGDKVILIGHSAGGLSVVHAMHLFGDRIKQAIFIAATMLQFGYQTEQDIKDGVPDLSEHGDVYDLTFGLGADHPPTAVALRKEFQRIILYQQSPQEDSALASILLRPWPTALSTARFTGDDGGVESFIDRVRRVYIKTENDRMVQPEQQEAMIRRWPPSKVMVMDTDHSPFFSAPELLFNLILKSL
- the LOC4351330 gene encoding methylesterase 17 isoform X3; translated protein: MAPAMAPGAGSGSSACSKTPATVSPPSTSPARPAASSIPTTSAPSTTTTRRSLTSWPAYRPATSSLVCQVILIGHSAGGLSVVHAMHLFGDRIKQAIFIAATMLQFGYQTEQDIKDGVPDLSEHGDVYDLTFGLGADHPPTAVALRKEFQRIILYQQSPQEDSALASILLRPWPTALSTARFTGDDGGVESFIDRVRRVYIKTENDRMVQPEQQEAMIRRWPPSKVMVMDTDHSPFFSAPELLFNLILKSL
- the LOC4351331 gene encoding methylesterase 17 is translated as MSMAREHFVLVHGEGHGSWCWFKLRWLLESSGYQVTCIDLAGAGVDPTDPNTVRSFEQYDKPLLDLISAIPEDEKVILVGHGSGGLSLIHAMHQFVDRIRQAIFVAATMLPFGLQTDEDKKDGLPTLPENEINLIFGTGADDPPTTAALRPEFQRERLSQQSPEEESVLASMLMRPWPVTAISTASFEGDDERLNRIKRVFIKTERDHMLNPQQQDSMIKKWPPSEVLEIDTDHSPFFSAPEQLFNLIVKSL
- the LOC9271116 gene encoding mannan endo-1,4-beta-mannosidase 8, encoding MEDAHHHHWTMVECSGTQLWASGRPFIIHGFNTYWLMSFAADQATRPRVTAAIAEAAEAGLNVCRTWAFSDGGYRALQTVPFHYDEDVFQALDFVVSEAKRHNMRLILSLCNNWEDYGGKAQYVRWGKEAGLDLTSEDDFFSDPTIKSYYKAFVEAVVTRINTVTNETYKDDPTILAWELINEPRCPSDPSGDTLQAWIEEMASYVKSIDPVHLLEIGIEGFYGLSTPELLPVNPDEYSGHAGTDFIRNHQAPGIDLASIHVYSDTWLPHSIKENHLQFVDKWMQQHIHDAANLLGMPIVVGEFGVSVKDGKFGNEFREDFMKTVYRIFLSSWKEGVIGGGCLLWQLFPEGAEHMDDGYAVIFAKSPSTLSLLANHLRCLEC
- the LOC4351333 gene encoding root phototropism protein 2, which translates into the protein MDRTSQWVSSPDIPADLLIRIADDVFPLLKGVMVPKCGYIRKAVAAARGGATATVDLDLSALPGGADAFDKAARYCYGANFEISVRNAAALLCAAAFLDMHPTDGGLARRVEEFLAKVGLRTLPGAVAVLRYCEGLLPAAEEIGVVQRSADAIALRICNEVLFPTRSPPEWWTAELAALSPASFHKVITALRCRRAEPEVLVAAATAYAELLLAEVLAADGHAADHSGMHRALVESVVAVLPSTDDAPLPAAFLCRLLHVAITICASAKTCRDLELRVAAVLDQATAGDLLTVALDSAGERVQNVDTVRRIITAFVERDSAASSGGANGRSRRASLSGAGALQGGGGAMQTVAKTVDEVAAEIATEESLPISKFVGLAGAVPKEARATHDCLYRAVDIYLKAHPALEEMEREKVCSVMDPLKLSYQGRLHASQNNRLPLQAVLSALYYDRLKLRSGDEGGGGWDAYGNGVMRSSAAGSARKQAKEEASLARENEALRSELARMRAYVSGMQQQSKGSSSSRGKKGSWLRTLSRLNPFKAGIWGKDTSGIVDGKTDAMNSVKSKRRRFSIS